In Candidatus Defluviilinea proxima, a single genomic region encodes these proteins:
- a CDS encoding ATP-binding cassette domain-containing protein, whose translation MNVTKRFPGVVALNDVSFDIRRGEIHGICGENGAGKSTLMKILSGVYPHATYEGKVIFNGEELQLGESSIREAGEKGIAIVYQELTLVPIMSVGENVYLGREPVDGQAINWNKLYADTRNILSNYGLDVPPHEIVKNLGVGKMQMVEIAKALSENAKVLILDEPTSALSEAEVDKLMDILKTLKEHGITCIYITHKLEEFFRITDRITVMRDGKAVVTEATTNLSVEKLVRHMVGREMKERFPKGNRKPAEVVLEVEGLQAMDPNDVNRKVLNGVSFNVRRGEILGIAGLMGSGRTELVMTLFGEYGKIVDGKIKIGGKDIKPQSAREAIDVGLSLVPEDRKGMGLVLIQSILKNISLPNLDQFSNIFRIDADAELQASMQQAKSLTIKTPSLEALVETLSGGNQQKVVISKWLLSNPTVLIMDDPTRGIDVGAKYEIYKLMNDLAEKGVAIVMISSELEEVLGMSDRVMVMCRGHSAGLLSMQEANVERIMSLATGIAS comes from the coding sequence ATGAATGTGACCAAACGGTTCCCTGGTGTGGTGGCATTGAACGATGTCTCTTTTGACATTCGCCGGGGTGAGATACATGGTATTTGCGGGGAAAATGGAGCGGGAAAATCCACGTTGATGAAAATACTTTCGGGTGTTTATCCTCATGCGACTTATGAAGGCAAGGTTATTTTCAACGGCGAGGAACTGCAACTTGGGGAGAGCTCCATTCGTGAGGCGGGGGAAAAAGGTATAGCCATTGTTTATCAGGAACTTACATTAGTTCCGATCATGTCGGTCGGTGAGAATGTTTATCTTGGACGTGAACCGGTTGATGGGCAAGCGATCAACTGGAATAAATTGTATGCCGATACAAGGAACATTCTGTCAAATTATGGTTTGGATGTTCCCCCTCACGAGATCGTCAAAAATCTCGGCGTGGGCAAAATGCAAATGGTTGAAATCGCCAAGGCCTTATCGGAAAATGCCAAGGTCTTGATCCTTGATGAACCTACCAGCGCATTGAGCGAAGCGGAAGTGGATAAGTTAATGGATATCCTCAAGACGCTCAAAGAGCATGGTATCACCTGTATTTATATTACCCACAAACTCGAGGAATTTTTCCGTATTACTGATCGTATTACCGTAATGCGCGATGGTAAAGCGGTGGTTACCGAAGCAACAACGAATTTGTCTGTTGAAAAGTTAGTCAGGCATATGGTGGGGCGGGAAATGAAAGAACGTTTCCCGAAAGGGAATCGCAAACCTGCCGAAGTCGTTCTTGAAGTGGAAGGTTTACAAGCAATGGACCCGAACGATGTAAACCGTAAAGTACTGAATGGGGTCAGCTTTAATGTGCGACGCGGCGAAATTTTAGGTATTGCTGGTCTGATGGGGTCAGGGAGGACAGAGCTGGTGATGACCCTCTTTGGCGAGTACGGAAAGATCGTCGATGGCAAGATCAAGATCGGCGGTAAAGATATCAAGCCTCAGAGTGCGCGTGAAGCGATTGATGTGGGGTTGAGTCTCGTTCCCGAAGATCGAAAAGGCATGGGGCTTGTCCTGATCCAATCCATATTGAAGAATATATCCCTGCCCAACCTCGACCAGTTTTCCAACATCTTCCGTATTGATGCGGATGCCGAATTGCAAGCCAGTATGCAACAGGCAAAGAGTTTGACAATTAAAACTCCCAGCTTGGAAGCGTTGGTGGAAACCCTCTCCGGTGGCAACCAACAAAAAGTAGTCATTTCAAAATGGCTGTTGTCAAACCCCACAGTGTTGATCATGGATGATCCGACACGTGGTATTGATGTAGGCGCAAAGTATGAGATCTATAAATTGATGAACGATCTGGCAGAAAAAGGCGTTGCCATCGTGATGATCTCCAGCGAGTTGGAAGAAGTACTTGGTATGAGCGATCGGGTTATGGTGATGTGTCGCGGGCATTCGGCTGGACTTTTATCCATGCAAGAAGCGAATGTCGAACGTATTATGTCCTTAGCGACAGGGATCGCATCCTGA
- a CDS encoding sugar ABC transporter permease, with amino-acid sequence MESTKAEQSRMSFSSEFFQIMRSNAQTYTILVALIGIWLIFFFTTGGTYLAPQNVSNLFRQMSVTSFLAVGMVLVIVTGNIDLSVGKMAGYVSVVVAYLQAYTWYTYLPNQPLLAAILSVLIGLGVGALFGALQGYIIAYMRVPSFIVTLAGQWLFNGLILLRTGGKTIPANQPWFEDIAQGYVPISWGWVFAVVAIGFLFWNMFRNRQNKQKHGFELRNIYIDLLITGFMALVILVYVYNVNSYKGIQNPVLLLAITSLIMMYVSNNTRFGRYSYAIGGNRDAARLSGINIRAMTFKIFVLMGFLCGVAGIVLASYVGYGTIAAGSGYELDAIASCILGGTSTLGGIGTVPGALIGALIISSLSTGLQMMNVAPAWQYVVKAIVLVLAVLADVYFKKNR; translated from the coding sequence ATGGAATCTACAAAAGCAGAACAATCCAGAATGAGTTTCTCTTCGGAATTCTTCCAGATCATGCGGTCGAATGCCCAAACATATACCATTCTGGTAGCGTTGATCGGTATTTGGTTGATCTTCTTCTTCACAACGGGAGGAACCTACCTCGCGCCGCAAAACGTTTCCAACCTGTTCCGTCAGATGTCGGTCACTTCATTTTTGGCCGTGGGTATGGTGTTGGTGATCGTTACGGGAAATATCGATCTTTCGGTTGGTAAGATGGCAGGCTATGTATCGGTGGTGGTTGCTTATTTGCAAGCCTATACCTGGTACACCTATTTGCCCAACCAGCCTCTCTTGGCGGCTATCCTTTCCGTGTTGATCGGGTTGGGAGTGGGCGCATTGTTTGGCGCACTTCAAGGATATATTATTGCCTATATGCGTGTACCGTCTTTCATCGTCACATTGGCAGGCCAATGGTTGTTCAATGGTTTGATCCTTTTGCGAACTGGTGGAAAGACCATCCCGGCCAATCAACCATGGTTTGAAGATATTGCGCAAGGGTACGTGCCGATCTCTTGGGGTTGGGTATTTGCTGTGGTTGCAATCGGGTTCCTGTTTTGGAATATGTTCCGCAACAGACAGAACAAGCAGAAACATGGTTTTGAGTTGCGTAACATCTACATTGACTTGTTGATCACAGGCTTTATGGCGCTGGTGATCCTTGTCTATGTATACAATGTCAACAGCTACAAAGGCATTCAGAACCCAGTTCTTTTGTTGGCGATCACCTCGCTGATCATGATGTATGTTTCTAACAACACACGTTTCGGTCGTTATTCCTACGCCATTGGCGGTAACAGGGATGCGGCGCGTCTTTCAGGTATCAACATTCGCGCCATGACCTTCAAGATCTTCGTGTTGATGGGCTTCCTCTGCGGTGTGGCTGGTATCGTGTTGGCTTCTTATGTCGGTTACGGTACGATTGCCGCAGGTTCTGGTTACGAGTTGGATGCAATCGCCAGTTGTATTCTCGGTGGAACATCCACTTTGGGTGGTATCGGTACAGTCCCCGGTGCGTTGATCGGAGCGCTCATTATTTCCAGCCTTTCGACTGGTTTGCAGATGATGAACGTGGCCCCCGCATGGCAATATGTTGTAAAAGCCATCGTGTTGGTGCTGGCAGTGCTGGCAGACGTGTACTTCAAGAAAAACCGCTAA